A single Acidimicrobiales bacterium DNA region contains:
- a CDS encoding universal stress protein: MRTIVVGVDGSETSLRALKFAADLANDLRDPQLLVVFARHVYLAMPEHAAEDLFADVLDQVEATIRQNTATVLEHSAAPWLVITREGEPADVLCAVAKENGASFIVAGRRGWTTAAELLLGSVSNRLVHRAECAVLLVPDA; the protein is encoded by the coding sequence ATGCGGACGATTGTGGTGGGCGTCGACGGGTCCGAGACGAGCCTGCGAGCATTGAAGTTCGCGGCCGACCTGGCGAACGATCTGCGTGACCCTCAACTGCTCGTGGTCTTCGCGCGGCACGTGTATCTGGCGATGCCCGAGCACGCGGCGGAGGACCTGTTCGCCGACGTGCTCGATCAGGTCGAGGCCACGATCAGACAGAACACGGCGACGGTCCTGGAGCATTCGGCGGCGCCGTGGCTGGTGATCACCCGTGAAGGTGAACCGGCCGACGTGCTGTGCGCTGTCGCCAAGGAGAACGGCGCCAGCTTCATCGTCGCCGGCCGCCGCGGCTGGACAACCGCCGCCGAGCTATTGCTGGGCTCGGTGTCGAACCGCCTCGTGCACCGCGCGGAATGCGCGGTGTTGCTCGTGCCCGACGCCTGA
- the kdpB gene encoding potassium-transporting ATPase subunit KdpB, whose protein sequence is MTTTLTPPPAAAGPAPVHSQPPESRKRGVFDRAIVGPAILDSFRKLNPRTMVNHPVMFVVEIGSVYTSILLVRDFGRSTGAQNVFAGLVVLFLWATVLFANFAEAMAEGRGKAQAAALRRTRSETMANRRRADGTVEQVASSKLEVGDECVVAAGETIPSDGDVIEGIASVDESAITGESAPVIRESGGDRCAVTGGTRVLSDQIVVRITARSGETFLDRMIALVEGANRQKTPNEIALSILLAGLTIIFFFAVASLQPFAIYAGAGQQVVVLVALLVCLIPTTIGGLLSAIGIAGMDRLVQRNVLAMSGRAVEAAGDVSTLLLDKTGTITVGNRHATELIPVHDVRIDELAEAAYLASLADETPEGRSVVELCINAYGALPKRPGDAVLVPFTAQTRMSGVDLTTSGREIRKGAADSMRHYVAEKGGHVPPELTEFVESISREGGTPLVVCEGNRILGVIRLKDIVKAGLRERFDELRRLGIRTVMITGDNPLTAAAIAEEAGLDGFLAEATPEQKLALIKKEQRGGNLVAMTGDGTNDAPALAQADVGVAMNTGTQAAREAGNMVDLDSDPTKLIEIVEIGKQLLITRGSLTTFSIANDVAKYFAIIPAMFSGLLPALDKLNVMRLASPHSAILSAVIFNAVIIVALVPLALRGVKFVALTATEVLRRNLFIYGVGGLIAPFIGIKLIDMVVTALGVK, encoded by the coding sequence GTGACAACCACTCTCACCCCACCGCCGGCCGCGGCCGGGCCTGCACCCGTGCACTCGCAGCCGCCAGAGTCCCGCAAGCGCGGCGTGTTCGACCGCGCCATCGTGGGCCCGGCGATTCTCGACAGCTTCAGGAAGCTGAACCCGCGCACGATGGTCAACCACCCCGTCATGTTCGTGGTGGAGATCGGCAGCGTGTACACGTCGATTCTGCTCGTGCGCGACTTTGGTAGGTCGACCGGCGCGCAGAACGTCTTCGCCGGGCTCGTCGTGCTGTTCCTGTGGGCGACCGTCTTGTTCGCCAACTTCGCCGAAGCCATGGCCGAAGGCCGCGGCAAGGCGCAGGCGGCGGCGCTGCGCAGGACGCGCAGCGAGACGATGGCCAACCGTCGCCGCGCCGACGGCACCGTCGAGCAGGTTGCCTCGAGCAAGCTCGAAGTCGGCGACGAGTGCGTCGTGGCCGCGGGCGAAACGATCCCGTCGGACGGCGACGTGATCGAAGGCATCGCGTCGGTCGACGAGTCGGCGATCACGGGCGAATCGGCGCCCGTCATCCGCGAGTCCGGTGGCGACCGCTGTGCCGTAACCGGCGGCACGCGTGTGCTGTCGGACCAAATCGTCGTGCGGATCACGGCGCGGTCGGGCGAGACGTTCCTCGACCGGATGATCGCCCTCGTCGAGGGCGCCAATCGTCAGAAGACGCCGAACGAGATCGCGCTGTCGATCCTGCTCGCTGGCCTCACGATCATCTTCTTTTTCGCCGTCGCCAGCCTCCAGCCGTTTGCCATCTACGCCGGCGCCGGCCAGCAGGTCGTTGTGCTCGTGGCGCTGCTGGTTTGCCTGATCCCGACGACGATCGGCGGCCTGCTCTCGGCCATCGGTATCGCCGGCATGGACCGCCTCGTGCAACGCAACGTGCTCGCCATGTCGGGTCGCGCCGTGGAGGCGGCGGGCGACGTGTCGACGCTTCTGCTCGACAAGACCGGCACGATCACCGTCGGTAACCGTCACGCCACCGAGTTGATCCCGGTGCACGACGTGCGCATCGACGAACTGGCGGAGGCGGCGTATTTGGCGAGCCTCGCCGACGAGACCCCCGAGGGACGCTCGGTCGTCGAGTTGTGCATCAACGCCTACGGCGCACTGCCCAAGCGTCCCGGCGACGCGGTGCTCGTCCCCTTTACCGCGCAGACGCGCATGTCGGGCGTCGATCTCACCACCTCGGGGCGCGAGATCCGCAAGGGCGCGGCCGACTCGATGCGCCACTACGTCGCCGAAAAGGGCGGCCACGTGCCGCCCGAGCTGACCGAGTTCGTCGAGTCGATCTCGCGCGAGGGCGGTACGCCGCTCGTCGTGTGCGAGGGCAATCGCATCCTCGGCGTGATCCGCTTGAAGGACATCGTGAAGGCCGGCCTGCGCGAACGCTTCGACGAGCTGCGCCGGCTCGGCATCCGCACGGTGATGATCACGGGCGACAACCCGCTGACGGCCGCGGCGATCGCCGAGGAAGCAGGCCTCGACGGCTTCCTCGCCGAAGCGACGCCTGAGCAAAAGCTGGCGCTGATCAAGAAGGAGCAGCGCGGCGGCAACCTCGTCGCCATGACCGGCGACGGCACCAACGACGCGCCGGCGCTCGCTCAGGCCGACGTCGGCGTGGCCATGAACACCGGCACGCAGGCGGCGCGCGAGGCGGGGAACATGGTCGACCTCGACTCCGACCCGACCAAGCTCATCGAAATCGTCGAGATCGGCAAGCAGCTCCTCATCACCCGCGGTTCGCTCACGACCTTCTCGATCGCCAACGACGTGGCCAAGTACTTCGCCATCATCCCGGCGATGTTCTCCGGCCTCCTGCCGGCGCTCGACAAGCTCAACGTCATGCGCCTGGCGTCGCCGCACTCGGCGATCCTGTCGGCGGTCATCTTCAACGCCGTCATCATCGTGGCGCTCGTGCCGCTGGCGTTGCGGGGCGTGAAGTTCGTCGCCCTCACCGCGACCGAGGTGCTGCGCCGCAACCTGTTCATCTACGGGGTCGGCGGGCTCATCGCGCCGTTCATCGGGATCAAGCTCATCGACATGGTCGTCACGGCCCTAGGAGTGAAGTAA
- a CDS encoding potassium-transporting ATPase subunit C yields the protein MRRQLVPALVAIVLFTVLTLAYAVGTAAASSVLFKHKAEGSLVKDASGRVVGSSLIGQDFTKAKYFHPRPAADGYVPGAVGGGTYSYGSNYGPTNPALIGNQPGVNLDGPNPYATKADPYCVPVPSTDNDDNPITDAKGNPVYDKNKDGSYVCDANTVPERVLAYRAENHLGLDVPVPVDAVTASGSGLDPAITVANAKLQAPRVARARHLPLREVMRLVRQNTIGRALAILGEPAVNVLKLNLALDKV from the coding sequence ATGCGCCGTCAACTCGTCCCCGCGCTCGTCGCCATCGTGCTGTTCACCGTGCTGACCCTCGCCTACGCCGTTGGCACGGCGGCGGCGAGCAGCGTGCTGTTCAAGCACAAGGCCGAGGGCTCACTGGTCAAGGACGCGTCGGGCCGCGTCGTCGGCTCGTCGCTCATCGGGCAGGACTTCACCAAGGCCAAGTACTTCCACCCGCGTCCGGCGGCCGACGGCTACGTGCCGGGAGCGGTGGGCGGCGGCACGTACTCGTACGGTTCGAACTACGGCCCGACCAACCCGGCGCTCATCGGCAACCAGCCGGGCGTGAACCTCGACGGTCCGAACCCCTACGCCACCAAGGCCGATCCCTACTGCGTGCCGGTGCCGTCGACCGACAATGACGACAACCCGATCACCGATGCCAAGGGCAACCCCGTCTACGACAAGAACAAGGACGGCTCGTACGTGTGCGACGCCAACACCGTGCCCGAGCGCGTGCTGGCCTATCGCGCCGAGAACCACCTCGGACTCGACGTTCCTGTGCCGGTCGACGCCGTCACCGCGTCGGGCAGCGGCCTCGACCCGGCGATCACCGTCGCCAACGCCAAGCTGCAAGCGCCCCGCGTCGCCCGCGCCCGCCACCTTCCCCTTCGCGAAGTGATGCGCCTCGTGCGCCAGAACACCATCGGCCGCGCCCTGGCCATCCTCGGCGAGCCCGCGGTGAACGTATTGAAGCTGAACCTCGCACTCGACAAGGTGTAA